From the genome of Geoglobus ahangari, one region includes:
- the tatC gene encoding twin-arginine translocase subunit TatC, giving the protein MQPPEDRDMELREHIAELRDRVIKGFAPFFLVLGLIFLKSDQVITYIWNDLFPGKEMVVYSPTEYMITRILASAFLSFFVTYPWIIYQIYLFMKPGLYPHERRFLKIFLPFSYLVFVLGVAFSYFVILPKLYSTTVVEYFGAEPYLSVRKSLQNSVKLALSVGLAFQIPVVAAIAAKLGLITSKWLRDKRLIIYIAVFILATNVSLDITGITQIIVLSAVVVMYEISILIAKLFEGGAK; this is encoded by the coding sequence GTGCAACCCCCCGAGGACAGGGACATGGAACTCAGGGAGCACATAGCCGAGCTGAGAGACAGGGTTATCAAGGGGTTCGCCCCCTTTTTCCTCGTCCTCGGCCTGATATTCCTGAAGTCGGATCAGGTGATCACCTACATCTGGAACGACCTGTTTCCGGGAAAGGAGATGGTTGTTTACTCGCCCACGGAGTACATGATAACGAGGATCCTCGCCTCAGCGTTTCTCTCATTCTTCGTAACCTACCCCTGGATCATCTACCAGATATACCTGTTCATGAAGCCCGGCCTCTACCCCCACGAGAGGAGGTTTCTCAAAATCTTCCTCCCCTTCTCATACCTCGTCTTCGTGCTTGGAGTGGCGTTCTCCTACTTCGTGATCCTGCCCAAGCTCTACAGCACGACGGTGGTGGAGTACTTCGGGGCAGAGCCCTACCTGTCCGTCAGGAAGTCCCTGCAGAACTCCGTTAAGCTTGCCCTCTCAGTTGGGCTTGCCTTCCAGATCCCTGTTGTTGCGGCCATAGCTGCGAAGCTCGGCCTCATCACGTCCAAGTGGCTGAGGGACAAGAGGCTGATAATCTACATAGCGGTCTTCATCCTCGCCACAAACGTGTCCTTGGACATAACGGGGATCACCCAGATCATCGTGCTGTCGGCTGTCGTTGTGATGTACGAGATAAGTATTTTAATAGCAAAGTTGTTCGAGGGTGGAGCGAAATGA
- a CDS encoding aconitase X catalytic domain-containing protein encodes MHLTKEEERLLESDNETVRKCMEILVALGEIYGAERLVEIRSAQISGISYDNIGDAGLEWLESLKAKVVVRAYANPAGLDTVRWREMGIDSEFYEKQMRIIRALDGLGVEITLTCTPYYLDTPSFGDHLAWAESSAVVYANSVIGARTNRESGISALAAAIIGKTPMYGLHLKENRAPQIRVIVEEGVNPAMAGYHAGKLIGGKIPLVEFPERLSRDELKWFGASLAASGGAGMFHAKELTPEWDSFEIPEESVVVEKGDVDSGCEPDLVAIGCPHTSAEELRTVYSLLRKYGKVRREMWIFSSRRVIEQNRELVEKIEEMGAKVFADTCMVVSPASSRFECVMVNSGKAFEYLPKLRGVNARFGDLEECVRWATR; translated from the coding sequence ATGCATCTCACCAAGGAGGAGGAGAGACTTCTCGAGAGCGACAACGAGACCGTCAGAAAGTGCATGGAGATCCTTGTGGCTCTTGGGGAGATATACGGGGCTGAGAGGCTTGTTGAGATCAGGTCGGCCCAGATATCCGGGATATCCTATGACAACATTGGAGATGCGGGCCTTGAGTGGCTCGAGAGCCTGAAGGCTAAGGTCGTCGTCAGGGCGTATGCCAACCCCGCAGGGCTCGACACTGTCAGGTGGAGGGAGATGGGCATCGACAGCGAGTTTTACGAGAAGCAGATGAGGATCATAAGAGCCCTTGACGGGCTGGGCGTTGAGATCACGCTCACTTGCACCCCCTACTACCTCGACACCCCTTCTTTCGGAGACCATCTGGCCTGGGCGGAGAGCTCTGCTGTCGTTTACGCCAACTCGGTTATCGGTGCGAGGACGAACAGGGAGAGCGGGATATCCGCCCTCGCTGCGGCGATAATCGGGAAGACCCCGATGTACGGGCTTCACCTGAAAGAGAACAGGGCACCTCAGATCAGGGTCATCGTCGAGGAGGGCGTGAACCCTGCGATGGCGGGATATCATGCGGGAAAGCTGATTGGAGGTAAGATTCCGCTCGTGGAGTTTCCGGAGAGGCTGAGCAGGGACGAGCTGAAGTGGTTTGGAGCAAGTCTTGCGGCGAGCGGTGGGGCGGGGATGTTCCACGCAAAGGAGCTCACCCCCGAGTGGGACAGCTTCGAGATCCCAGAGGAGAGCGTTGTGGTGGAAAAGGGGGACGTGGACTCGGGCTGCGAGCCGGACTTGGTGGCAATAGGCTGTCCCCACACGTCCGCAGAGGAGCTCCGAACAGTCTACAGCCTTCTGCGGAAGTACGGTAAGGTGAGGAGGGAGATGTGGATTTTCAGCTCGAGGAGGGTTATAGAGCAGAACAGGGAGCTCGTCGAGAAAATAGAGGAGATGGGGGCCAAGGTGTTTGCGGACACGTGCATGGTCGTCTCTCCAGCCTCTTCGAGGTTCGAGTGCGTCATGGTGAACAGCGGGAAGGCTTTTGAGTACCTGCCGAAGCTGAGGGGAGTAAATGCGAGGTTCGGCGATCTTGAGGAGTGCGTGAGGTGGGCGACGAGATGA
- a CDS encoding aconitase X swivel domain-containing protein, which translates to MRFRARVISRGYAEGEAIVSRKPVSFLGDVDPESGVIRDRESDIFGESVAGKIFVFPEGRGSTVGTYTLLRMKKAGCAPAGIVMVRSEAIVAVGAIIAGIPLVDMPEADVLEVIESGDHVRVFAEREGWVEVEKR; encoded by the coding sequence ATGAGGTTCAGGGCGAGAGTGATCTCGAGGGGCTATGCTGAGGGAGAGGCGATAGTCTCGAGGAAGCCCGTCTCGTTCCTTGGTGACGTTGATCCCGAGAGCGGGGTGATCAGGGACAGGGAGAGCGACATCTTTGGAGAGAGTGTTGCGGGCAAAATCTTCGTGTTTCCGGAGGGGAGGGGCTCGACCGTTGGAACCTACACCCTCCTCAGGATGAAGAAGGCCGGTTGTGCTCCGGCAGGGATAGTTATGGTGAGGAGCGAGGCAATCGTGGCAGTCGGGGCGATAATCGCCGGAATTCCGCTGGTCGATATGCCTGAAGCTGACGTGCTCGAAGTGATTGAGAGTGGAGACCACGTCAGGGTGTTTGCCGAGAGGGAAGGGTGGGTTGAAGTTGAGAAGCGTTGA
- a CDS encoding site-2 protease family protein, producing the protein MKLRSVDESTLSRFFHVYYKEAQGDVVRYYVMPLVSLNDPNLQLFLQELSADYDVRVYSRYGEIVLEVKPRRESHRLNVILFILTFLSVTFTGSMFYGSFDLFLGLQFAVAVMFVLGSHEMGHFLASKRWGMKASLPYFIPFPTIIGTLGAIIKQRGVIKNRKALMEIGASGPLAGIVASIFVTYLGLRMSVPVAPERVEGAILLGEPLLFRFVASLAGFDGQFIHPVAFAGWVGMFITALNLIPVGQLDGGHVMRAMIGERAEVVSRIFPFVLLGIGFVFRESGVWFFWGLLTLFFSMQRHPKPADDSPLPASHVLLGVLTFAIGVLCFTPVPFTIAESL; encoded by the coding sequence TTGAAGTTGAGAAGCGTTGATGAGAGCACACTCTCCAGATTCTTCCACGTGTACTACAAGGAGGCTCAGGGGGACGTGGTTAGGTACTACGTGATGCCCCTCGTAAGCCTGAACGACCCGAACCTGCAGCTCTTCCTTCAGGAGCTCTCCGCTGACTACGACGTCAGGGTGTACAGCAGGTACGGGGAAATCGTCCTCGAGGTCAAGCCGAGGAGGGAGAGCCACAGGCTCAACGTCATCCTATTCATCCTGACTTTCCTGAGCGTGACGTTCACCGGGAGCATGTTCTACGGCTCGTTCGATCTCTTCCTCGGCCTGCAGTTTGCCGTGGCGGTCATGTTCGTCCTCGGCAGCCACGAGATGGGGCACTTCCTCGCGTCGAAGAGGTGGGGGATGAAGGCCTCGCTCCCCTACTTCATCCCCTTTCCAACGATAATCGGCACGCTCGGTGCGATAATCAAGCAGAGGGGGGTGATAAAGAACCGAAAGGCCCTCATGGAGATCGGCGCGTCCGGGCCTCTCGCTGGCATAGTGGCCTCCATCTTCGTCACCTATCTCGGGCTGAGGATGAGCGTGCCCGTCGCCCCTGAGAGGGTTGAGGGTGCGATCCTCCTCGGAGAGCCGCTGCTCTTCAGGTTTGTTGCAAGTCTTGCAGGCTTTGACGGTCAGTTCATCCATCCTGTTGCATTCGCCGGCTGGGTCGGGATGTTCATCACCGCCCTCAACCTCATACCGGTTGGCCAGCTTGATGGAGGGCACGTGATGAGGGCAATGATCGGTGAGAGGGCCGAGGTTGTTTCGAGAATCTTCCCGTTCGTGCTCCTCGGCATAGGGTTTGTTTTCAGGGAGTCGGGAGTGTGGTTCTTCTGGGGACTCCTCACCCTGTTCTTCTCCATGCAGAGGCATCCAAAGCCTGCAGACGACTCTCCGCTGCCTGCGAGCCACGTTTTGCTTGGGGTGCTGACATTTGCAATTGGCGTGCTGTGCTTTACGCCGGTACCCTTCACGATCGCGGAAAGTTTATAA
- a CDS encoding NUDIX hydrolase: MRWQEKFVAVLDSTLEYIRNERIAAVLVPIVLSDEPEIVMIKRKKTLSRSAGHIAFPGGMRDEDETPLETALREAEEEIGVRAEDVEVLGFLTPKEVVEHRIKIHPVVGVIFSKDFVRNDYEVERILVDRLEFVLKSRRIADWGPNFECAGELVWGASSRIIDDLYMRILDRFGSIDSFFQR; the protein is encoded by the coding sequence GTGAGGTGGCAGGAGAAGTTTGTTGCCGTGCTGGACTCAACGCTCGAGTACATAAGGAACGAGAGGATCGCTGCGGTCCTTGTCCCGATCGTCCTCTCAGATGAGCCGGAGATCGTCATGATAAAGAGGAAGAAGACCCTCAGCAGGAGCGCGGGCCACATAGCCTTTCCCGGTGGTATGAGGGATGAGGACGAGACGCCACTCGAAACGGCTCTGAGAGAGGCGGAAGAGGAGATCGGCGTCAGGGCAGAGGATGTTGAGGTTCTCGGGTTTCTGACGCCCAAGGAGGTTGTGGAGCACAGGATAAAGATTCACCCGGTTGTGGGTGTGATATTCTCCAAGGACTTCGTCAGGAACGATTACGAGGTTGAGAGGATACTGGTGGACAGGCTGGAGTTCGTGCTGAAGTCGAGGAGAATCGCGGACTGGGGGCCCAACTTCGAGTGTGCGGGAGAGCTGGTGTGGGGGGCGTCGAGCAGGATAATCGACGACCTGTACATGAGGATTCTGGACAGGTTCGGGAGCATAGATTCCTTTTTTCAGCGGTAG
- a CDS encoding FtsZ/tubulin family protein yields MKLLTIGTGRASRIADIFASKGARVNNVNLFKTFAIVQSIDSLKSLRHVEDKRRFYAVYRDGEVDVRSAFNNILSFNELFEASFIICDLQDDFSYYTTLRLAEELYRTTEEPKLCLALAPPLESAENVNLTFMRVKSLLKAYDSLFLFETRDGFEDVLVKAFNVLSLVGEIDVRRRVSGEVVVDTSDFLNSLSREGVTVVAFNREVLPLKILRRLKRKSYSETVAERTERMVRMFDSSLLNTSARGELKSAKKALIVFSGDPDEITMDGIFECIKAVERMNPDILVRYGDYPVPNARELNVVVLFSGIKKFRL; encoded by the coding sequence ATGAAGCTCCTTACCATAGGCACAGGGAGGGCGAGCAGGATAGCTGACATCTTTGCCAGCAAGGGGGCGAGGGTGAACAACGTCAACCTCTTCAAGACCTTCGCGATCGTCCAGTCCATTGATTCCCTCAAGAGTTTGAGGCACGTTGAGGACAAGAGGAGGTTTTACGCGGTTTACAGGGACGGTGAGGTGGACGTAAGGAGCGCGTTCAACAACATCCTCTCCTTTAACGAGCTCTTCGAAGCTTCCTTCATAATCTGCGACCTTCAGGACGACTTCTCCTACTACACGACCCTGAGGCTTGCGGAGGAACTCTACAGGACGACCGAGGAGCCAAAGCTGTGCCTCGCCCTCGCACCCCCCCTCGAGAGCGCTGAAAACGTGAACCTGACGTTCATGCGCGTCAAGTCTCTCCTCAAAGCGTATGACAGCCTGTTCCTCTTCGAGACAAGGGACGGCTTCGAGGATGTGCTCGTCAAGGCGTTCAACGTCCTGTCGCTGGTGGGAGAGATCGACGTGAGGAGGAGGGTGAGCGGGGAGGTTGTTGTCGACACAAGCGACTTCCTGAACTCCCTGTCGAGGGAGGGCGTAACGGTGGTTGCGTTCAACAGGGAGGTTCTGCCCCTCAAGATCCTCAGGAGGCTGAAGAGGAAGAGCTACAGCGAAACGGTGGCTGAGAGGACTGAGAGGATGGTGAGGATGTTCGACTCCTCTCTCCTCAACACGAGCGCGAGGGGGGAGCTGAAGTCGGCAAAGAAGGCCCTGATCGTCTTCTCGGGCGACCCGGACGAGATAACGATGGATGGGATATTCGAGTGCATAAAGGCTGTGGAGAGGATGAATCCCGACATACTGGTGAGGTATGGCGACTATCCTGTTCCAAATGCAAGGGAGCTGAACGTGGTGGTGCTGTTCTCTGGAATAAAGAAGTTCAGGTTATGA
- the map gene encoding type II methionyl aminopeptidase — protein MIEKHIEAGRILRQVKEEAVKLVKPGVKMLEVAEFVESRIVELGAQPAFPCNISLNADAAHCTPSKNDERVFREGDVVKIDIGAHIDGYIADTAITVDLGDNEDLVKCAEIALERAIEVIEPGISTAEIGEAIESTAKEFGFKPVYNLTGHGFLPYIAHAPPTIYNYRVEKGVRIEEGMVFAIEPFITNGAGKVTDRREVEIYSVVSARPVRMKMARELLAEVEKYRTLPFAKRWLSNPREIIISKLVRDGVLRAYPVLTEVKKGLVSQAEHTVVVRESGAEIIT, from the coding sequence ATGATCGAGAAGCATATCGAGGCTGGAAGGATTCTCAGACAGGTTAAGGAGGAGGCGGTAAAGCTCGTGAAGCCGGGAGTGAAGATGCTCGAGGTCGCAGAATTCGTTGAGAGCAGGATAGTGGAGCTCGGAGCCCAGCCAGCGTTCCCCTGCAACATATCCCTGAACGCAGATGCCGCACACTGCACCCCCTCAAAGAACGACGAGAGGGTGTTCAGGGAAGGAGATGTGGTGAAAATCGACATTGGGGCGCACATTGACGGCTACATAGCCGACACCGCCATTACGGTGGACTTGGGCGACAACGAGGACCTCGTTAAATGCGCGGAGATTGCGCTCGAGAGGGCGATAGAGGTGATAGAGCCCGGAATCTCGACCGCAGAGATCGGAGAGGCGATAGAGAGCACGGCGAAGGAGTTCGGCTTCAAGCCCGTCTACAACCTCACTGGCCACGGATTTCTGCCCTACATAGCCCACGCGCCACCCACAATCTACAACTACAGGGTTGAGAAGGGTGTAAGGATCGAGGAGGGGATGGTGTTCGCGATAGAGCCTTTCATAACCAACGGGGCCGGGAAGGTCACGGACAGGAGGGAGGTGGAGATATACTCCGTCGTCTCCGCAAGGCCGGTGAGGATGAAGATGGCGAGGGAGCTTCTGGCAGAGGTTGAGAAGTACAGAACCCTTCCGTTCGCCAAGAGGTGGCTCTCCAACCCGAGGGAAATCATAATCTCAAAGCTCGTGAGGGATGGTGTGCTCAGGGCATACCCGGTGCTCACGGAGGTCAAGAAGGGACTTGTGAGTCAGGCAGAGCATACAGTGGTGGTTAGGGAGAGCGGAGCGGAGATCATAACCTGA
- a CDS encoding M24 family metallopeptidase codes for MIQSLLSDKGAQFFIMYASSRDPNFYYATRFRIPDPAFYMIGDDGTELLVVHEMEKKRAERESRVREIASLNDLGYYEKIREGVKPKEALVETVIELLKTHHARKVLVPEEFPAFLYERIAEHISVEVVENPYSDMRAVKTGKEIEHIAETSRAIIEAFEHFLKLLRKDRDSDSLRMAVESYLYGKGYLAEDTIIAGGKRSADPHYIGHGEIKGHVIFDLFPKNRTTGYYSDFTRTVIIEESQEVKEMLSTCIEAKSKAIEMVREGVSAGDVHNAVCDVIESYGYSTLRQKAREGFIHSTGHGVGLEVHEKPRVYEGGDELKAGMVITIEPGLYYEDVGGVRVEDTVVVKKGGCEILTKYDDWVRLVR; via the coding sequence ATGATCCAGTCACTGCTTTCAGATAAAGGCGCTCAGTTCTTCATAATGTACGCAAGCTCAAGAGACCCCAACTTTTACTACGCCACAAGGTTCAGGATTCCAGACCCAGCGTTCTACATGATCGGAGACGATGGCACAGAGCTGCTCGTCGTCCACGAGATGGAGAAGAAGAGGGCCGAGAGGGAGAGCAGGGTCAGGGAGATCGCCTCGCTCAATGATCTCGGATACTACGAGAAGATCAGGGAGGGCGTGAAGCCGAAGGAGGCTCTTGTTGAGACCGTGATCGAACTCCTCAAAACCCACCACGCCAGAAAGGTTCTCGTTCCGGAAGAGTTCCCAGCATTCCTGTACGAGAGGATAGCGGAGCACATTAGCGTTGAGGTTGTGGAGAACCCCTACTCAGACATGAGGGCCGTGAAGACCGGGAAGGAGATAGAGCACATAGCAGAAACGAGCAGGGCGATAATAGAGGCGTTCGAGCACTTCCTAAAGCTCCTCAGGAAGGACAGGGACTCCGACTCCCTGAGGATGGCGGTTGAGAGCTACCTCTACGGAAAGGGGTATCTCGCGGAGGACACGATAATAGCCGGCGGAAAGAGGAGTGCTGACCCCCACTACATAGGACACGGGGAGATCAAGGGGCACGTCATATTCGACCTCTTCCCGAAGAACAGGACGACCGGCTACTACTCCGACTTCACGAGGACTGTGATCATCGAGGAGAGTCAGGAGGTGAAGGAGATGCTCAGCACGTGCATAGAGGCCAAGAGCAAGGCCATAGAAATGGTCAGGGAGGGTGTGTCAGCCGGAGACGTTCACAATGCCGTGTGCGATGTGATTGAGTCATACGGGTACTCGACACTCAGGCAGAAGGCAAGGGAGGGGTTCATACACTCCACCGGCCACGGCGTTGGCCTCGAGGTGCACGAGAAGCCGAGAGTCTACGAGGGTGGAGATGAGCTCAAAGCCGGGATGGTCATAACCATAGAGCCGGGACTGTACTACGAGGACGTTGGTGGGGTGAGGGTGGAGGACACCGTAGTGGTTAAGAAGGGTGGCTGCGAGATTCTGACCAAGTACGACGACTGGGTGAGGCTGGTAAGATGA
- a CDS encoding protein kinase domain-containing protein, giving the protein MRHDDPKDNKVKNLEKSLLEFHLKGKIDDIKGGAYGIVYIVDKERGYPRCVAYKTTKDVYDEEKLKAFVREAKIWFEVKGHSLILTPFYITYFKNRPLICMPYCEKSLRDYLEERGKLDPIEALVIVAQLLKGLIFAKSKGIEAHQDLKPENILLEDLSKKFVDWPPEGLEPLKWKVRIADFGSANAWRELGKPGGTKPYMAPEQWNAKKEYDKYKRIINRSKNFSKVDVFAVGIILYELLTGKHPVGVRISDVWPEPREGFSKRWKKDDKWKKWAKSPDKDIKVGDNELSIELEEFIKQMLCENSNERISIEQAFDKTMYILRKINKPIANQLELLFEYYDSLARYCEDRDWLRSLAQITQLPEQLDVVIEQLLEEISKVEKHIDSSSKAVYFCELCYITSNLLLKRQKLGDDVKVKDLAEKIILTAVKWKTEIKTYHKYPELKFKGFPIITTPSFRDFEIYAELIGYSRKLLEKVQGEKETKKIFEKLDNYTKSAYFYSIASEYHFRGLHEEAIKTLDKCIELNPKEAVFYYMKALWTDQYLRMMDLLEKELNGEKRRIIEKSILENVKMAIQIAPDWKEPKEFYIKFQEFQKSHR; this is encoded by the coding sequence ATGAGGCATGACGACCCTAAAGATAACAAAGTCAAAAACTTAGAAAAGTCCTTGCTTGAATTTCACCTGAAGGGAAAAATAGATGATATTAAGGGAGGTGCATACGGGATTGTGTATATAGTAGACAAGGAGAGGGGATATCCAAGATGTGTTGCCTACAAAACTACAAAGGATGTTTATGATGAAGAAAAACTAAAAGCCTTTGTAAGGGAGGCAAAAATCTGGTTTGAGGTAAAAGGACATTCACTAATTCTAACACCATTTTATATAACATATTTCAAGAATCGGCCATTAATTTGTATGCCTTACTGTGAAAAGAGTTTGAGAGATTATTTGGAAGAAAGAGGAAAGTTAGATCCAATAGAAGCTTTAGTAATTGTCGCCCAATTACTTAAAGGACTAATTTTTGCCAAAAGTAAAGGTATTGAAGCTCATCAAGATTTGAAGCCAGAAAACATCTTACTGGAAGATTTAAGCAAAAAATTTGTTGATTGGCCACCGGAAGGTCTGGAGCCACTTAAATGGAAAGTTAGAATTGCCGATTTTGGATCAGCCAATGCATGGAGAGAACTTGGTAAACCAGGAGGAACAAAACCATATATGGCTCCGGAACAATGGAATGCAAAAAAAGAATATGATAAATATAAGCGAATAATTAATAGAAGTAAAAACTTTTCAAAAGTAGATGTATTTGCAGTAGGTATTATTTTGTATGAGTTACTTACAGGCAAACATCCAGTAGGTGTAAGGATATCTGATGTTTGGCCTGAACCTAGGGAAGGTTTCTCGAAGCGATGGAAAAAAGATGATAAATGGAAAAAATGGGCTAAATCTCCTGATAAGGATATTAAGGTTGGGGATAATGAGCTAAGTATAGAATTAGAAGAATTTATCAAACAGATGTTATGTGAGAACAGTAATGAACGAATCTCTATTGAGCAAGCTTTTGATAAAACTATGTATATTTTACGTAAAATAAATAAGCCTATAGCTAATCAACTCGAACTGCTATTTGAATACTATGACAGCTTGGCAAGATACTGCGAAGATAGGGATTGGTTACGTTCTCTTGCTCAAATTACTCAACTTCCAGAACAGTTAGACGTTGTAATCGAACAACTTTTGGAGGAAATATCTAAAGTAGAAAAACACATAGATTCGTCAAGTAAAGCAGTATACTTTTGTGAACTTTGTTATATAACTTCCAATTTACTTTTAAAGCGACAAAAGCTAGGTGATGATGTAAAGGTCAAAGATTTAGCCGAGAAGATAATATTAACTGCTGTTAAATGGAAAACAGAGATTAAAACCTATCACAAATACCCAGAATTAAAGTTTAAGGGATTTCCCATAATCACTACACCATCTTTTAGAGACTTTGAAATTTATGCTGAACTAATAGGTTACAGTAGAAAACTTTTAGAAAAAGTGCAAGGAGAAAAAGAAACTAAAAAAATTTTTGAAAAATTAGATAACTACACAAAATCAGCATATTTCTATAGTATAGCATCTGAATACCATTTTAGAGGATTACATGAAGAAGCCATAAAGACATTAGATAAATGTATTGAACTAAATCCCAAAGAAGCAGTATTCTACTACATGAAAGCATTATGGACTGATCAATATCTTCGTATGATGGATCTTTTAGAAAAAGAATTAAATGGTGAGAAAAGGAGAATTATAGAGAAATCTATACTTGAAAACGTTAAGATGGCTATTCAAATTGCGCCCGATTGGAAAGAGCCTAAAGAATTTTATATTAAATTTCAAGAATTTCAGAAGAGTCACCGATAG
- a CDS encoding cupin domain-containing protein, which produces MRITYWKDEEVKDNPHGVDVRKLYDNEHAQVMHITLKPGESRSTLIS; this is translated from the coding sequence GTGAGGATAACCTACTGGAAGGACGAGGAGGTTAAGGATAACCCCCACGGAGTTGATGTGAGAAAGCTGTACGACAACGAGCACGCACAGGTCATGCACATAACCCTAAAGCCGGGAGAGAGTAGAAGTACACTTATATCCTGA
- a CDS encoding NOB1 family endonuclease: MHVIDTSVILLRKAVYEDMVTVPEVLEEVRDESSRLYLEVIDLRVEEAREEFIKRVRRAAEATGDVYKLSETDMKLIAKALELGAVIVTDDYAIQNVAKKLGLRFEEIIQRGIEKEFKWIRVCRGCGRKTRYEICEVCGSETRLKRVVKR, from the coding sequence GTGCATGTGATAGACACCTCGGTGATACTGCTGAGGAAGGCGGTGTACGAGGACATGGTGACAGTGCCGGAGGTGCTGGAGGAGGTCAGGGACGAGAGCTCCCGCCTGTATTTAGAGGTAATAGACCTCAGGGTGGAGGAGGCGAGGGAGGAGTTCATCAAAAGAGTCAGAAGAGCTGCAGAAGCCACGGGGGATGTTTACAAGCTGAGCGAGACGGACATGAAGCTCATCGCCAAGGCTTTGGAGCTCGGTGCTGTGATCGTCACGGACGACTACGCGATTCAGAACGTGGCCAAAAAGCTCGGACTGCGCTTTGAGGAAATAATTCAGCGCGGCATAGAAAAAGAATTTAAATGGATTCGTGTATGTAGGGGTTGTGGTAGAAAAACCCGCTACGAGATTTGTGAGGTTTGCGGGAGTGAGACGAGGCTGAAAAGGGTGGTGAAAAGATGA
- a CDS encoding orotate phosphoribosyltransferase-like protein has product MSKIDDLMERARQLKEKGLTTGEIADELNVSRETALWLLTKAKTERPPSDVYVEMKSVSSSSMRLRGMARILADMIIEHGDPDVIVGVATSGIPVATMVAEELGCELAIYYPRKLKWDGEESHVRGTFSENFASVAGKACVIVDDIITTGNTVLEVAESIRKRGGNVLASAVLVDKRSQEDLSGIPVLSVLRVFRL; this is encoded by the coding sequence ATGAGCAAGATTGACGACCTGATGGAGAGGGCGAGGCAGCTCAAGGAGAAGGGGTTGACAACAGGGGAAATTGCTGACGAGCTCAACGTCTCGAGAGAGACCGCTCTCTGGCTCCTCACCAAGGCCAAGACCGAGAGGCCACCCTCAGACGTTTACGTCGAGATGAAGAGCGTTTCATCCTCATCCATGAGGCTCAGGGGGATGGCGAGGATTCTCGCGGACATGATAATCGAGCACGGCGATCCTGATGTGATCGTCGGCGTTGCAACCTCCGGAATCCCGGTCGCCACGATGGTTGCCGAGGAGCTCGGCTGCGAGCTCGCGATCTACTACCCAAGAAAGCTGAAGTGGGACGGGGAGGAGAGCCACGTAAGGGGGACCTTCAGCGAGAACTTCGCCAGCGTTGCGGGAAAGGCCTGCGTCATTGTTGATGACATAATCACGACGGGGAACACTGTTCTGGAAGTTGCCGAAAGCATCAGGAAGAGAGGAGGCAACGTTCTCGCCTCGGCCGTCCTCGTGGACAAGCGTAGTCAGGAGGATCTGAGTGGAATTCCCGTTCTCAGCGTTCTAAGGGTTTTCAGGCTGTAA